A portion of the Armatimonadota bacterium genome contains these proteins:
- a CDS encoding PqqD family protein, which yields MGSLYTIAAQYLPFIRKKPALSRQQALKTRPIRNPLVEWTKDELGEVSLFIPRRKDRIARILCWLFRAPEKREIVLGEVGGFVWELCDGEHSVDSIVSAITSRYKITRREAEASVGVYLKMLADRKLLGFRVGGSGKKNEQTSRK from the coding sequence GTGGGTTCGCTTTATACTATCGCGGCTCAATATCTGCCTTTTATTAGAAAGAAGCCAGCGCTGAGCCGCCAACAAGCGCTCAAGACTCGGCCTATCAGGAATCCGCTGGTTGAATGGACGAAGGACGAACTGGGTGAGGTAAGCTTGTTTATTCCTAGGCGAAAAGACCGCATAGCGCGGATTCTGTGTTGGCTGTTTCGTGCGCCTGAAAAGCGCGAGATTGTGCTTGGTGAAGTCGGCGGCTTTGTCTGGGAGCTCTGCGATGGTGAACACAGCGTTGATTCGATAGTTTCAGCAATCACCAGTCGGTATAAGATTACACGACGAGAAGCAGAAGCGTCGGTGGGCGTATACCTGAAGATGCTAGCCGACCGAAAGCTTCTTGGTTTTCGAGTTGGAGGCAGTGGCAAGAAAAATGAACAAACCAGTCGAAAGTAA